A genomic stretch from Argiope bruennichi chromosome 2, qqArgBrue1.1, whole genome shotgun sequence includes:
- the LOC129962287 gene encoding uncharacterized protein LOC129962287: protein MGSSKSWFAWATVSCLVLSVSSLGGGGYGGGGGYGGGGHGSRGGYGGGGGGGYSGGGGKGGDTIFLAIPIESVSGGHGGGGVGYGGSGGYGGGGKGGYGGGGYGGGGKGGFGGGAGGYGGGGYGGGGKGGFGGSGGGSGGKGLSLGGGGYGGGGYGGGGLGGKGGNGGVAIVGISLSQLGGGSGHGGSGGSYGGGGFEGSRGGGYGGGKGIGGGYGGGSGFGKGSGGGYGGGSGFGKGSGVGYGVGSGFGKGSGVGSGFGKGGGGGYGVGTGGYGGGSGKGGYY, encoded by the exons ATGGGAAGTTCTAAG AGTTGGTTTGCTTGGGCAACTGTGAGTTGCCTCGTACTTTCTGTATCTAGCCTCGGGGGAGGAGGATATGGTGGCGGAGGAGGATACGGCGGTGGAGGCCACGGTAGCAGAGGAGGATATGGCGGTGGAGGTGGTGGTGGATATAGTGGAGGAGGTGGTAAAGGAGGCGACACTATTTTTCTTGCCATACCCATTGAATCTGTAAGTGGTGGACATGGAGGAGGTGGAGTTGGGTATGGAGGCAGTGGAGGATACGGTGGTGGCGGAAAGGGGGGATATGGCGGAGGAGGATACGGCGGGGGAGGAAAAGGTGGATTCGGAGGAGGTGCTGGAGGATATGGCGGAGGAGGATACGGCGGTGGCGGAAAAGGAGGATTTGGAGGAAGTGGAGGAGGAAGCGGTGGAAAAGGACTGTCATTAGGAGGCGGTGGATATG GAGGTGGTGGATATGGAGGCGGCGGCCTTGGTGGAAAAGGAGGCAACGGAGGCGTAGCTATCGTCGGTATCAGTTTATCTCAACTTGGAGGAGGAAGTGGTCACGGAGGTAGTGGCGGAAGTTATGGAGGTGGTGGATTCGAAGGCAGCAGGGGAGGTGGATATGGAGGTGGAAAAGGAATTGGAGGTGGTTATGGAGGAGGATCTGGATTTGGAAAAGGAAGTGGAGGAGGATATGGAGGAGGCTCTGGATTTGGTAAAGGAAGTGGCGTAGGATATGGTGTAGGCTCTGGATTTGGTAAAGGAAGTGGAGTTGGGTCTGGATTTGGTAAAGGAGGGGGTGGAGGATACGGAGTTGGTACTGGAGGATATGGAGGCGGAAGTGGAAAAGGAGGTTACTACTGA